NNNNNNNNNNNNNNNNNNNNNNNNNNNNNNNNNNNNNNNNNNNNNNNNNNNNNNNNNNNNNNNNNNNNNNNNNNNNNNNNNNNNNNNNNNNNNNNNNNNNNNNNNNNNNNNNNNNNNNNNNNNNNNNNNNNNNNNNNNNNNNNNNNNNNNNNNNNNNNNNNNNNNNNNNNNNNNNNNNNNNNNNNNNNNNNNNNNNNNNNNNNNNNNNNNNNNNNNNNNNNNNNNNNNNNNNNNNNNNNNNNNNNNNNNNNNNNNNNNNNNNNNNNNNNNNNNNNNNNNNNNNNNNNNNNNNNNNNNNNNNNNNNNNNNNNNNNNNNNNNNNNNNNNNNNNNNNNNNNNNNNNNNNNNNNNNNNNNNNNNNNNNNNNNNNNNNNNNNNNNNNNNNNNNNNNNNNNNNNNNNNNNNNNNNNNNNNNNNNNNNNNNNNNNNNNNNNNNNNNNNNNNNNNNNNNNNNNNNNNNNNNNNNNNNNNNNNNNNNNNNNNNNNNNNNNNNNNNNNNNNNNNNNNNNNNNNNNNNNNNNNNNNNNNNNNNNNNNNNNNNNNNNNNNNNNNNNNNNNNNNNNNNNNNNNNNNNNNNNNNNNNNNNNNNNNNNNNNNNNNNNNNNNNNNNNNNNNNNNNNNNNNNNNNNNNNNNNNNNNNNNNNNNNNNNNNNNNNNNNNNNNNNNNNNNNNNNNNNNNNNNNNNNNNNNNNNNNNNNNNNNNNNNNNNNNNNNNNNNNNNNNNNNNNNNNNNNNNNNNNNNNNNNNNNNNNNNNNNNNNNNNNNNNNNNNNNNNNNNNNNNNNNNNNNNNNNNNNNNNNNNNNNNNNNNNNNNNNNNNNNNNNNNNNNNNNNNNNNNNNNNNNNNNNNNNNNNNNNNNNNNNNNNNNNNNNNNNNNNNNNNNNNNNNNNNNNNNNNNNNNNNNNNNNNNNNNNNNNNNNNNNNNNNNNNNNNNNNNNNNNNNNNNNNNNNNNNNNNNNNNNNNNNNNNNNNNNNNNNNNNNNNNNNNNNNNNNNNNNNNNNNNNNNNNNNNNNNNNNNNNNNNNNNNNNNNNNNNNNNNNNNNNNNNNNNNNNNNNNNNNNNNNNNNNNNNNNNNNNNNNNNNNNNNNNNNNNNNNNNNNNNNNNNNNNNNNNNNNNNNNNNNNNNNNNNNNNNNNNNNNNNNNNNNNNNNNNNNNNNNNNNNNNNNNNNNNNNNNNNNNNNNNNNNNNNNNNNNNNNNNNNNNNNNNNNNNNNNNNNNNNNNNNNNNNNNNNNNNNNNNNNNNNNNNNNNNNNNNNNNNNNNNNNNNNNNNNNNNNNNNNNNNNNNNNNNNNNNNNNNNNNNNNNNNNNNNNNNNNNNNNNNNNNNNNNNNNNNNNNNNNNNNNNNNNNNNNNNNNNNNNNNNNNNNNNNNNNNNNNNNNNNNNNNNNNNNNNNNNNNNNNNNNNNNNNNNNNNNNNNNNNNTTGTATCATATTGTAAAATcttttaaactattttttattattttaatccattaaaaattattttttcaatgaataaataaataaatttacggAACTATACTCCGTAGTTTTCTGGTTATCACTATTGTGACTGCGTGAGCATGGAAAAGCAAATAGGAAAAGATGGAGTCAACTTTTCAGAAACatggaaaaaaaaaatgagaTCTTTGACTGAATACGCGTATCATtttcaataattttattaatgATTTACGAATTATGAACTATGCATACGCGTTCAACTTTTAATCCTTAATTACCATTCCCCAACTGCCCAACCAACACTTCTTAATCACTGAGCATAAGATCCATCATTCACCCAAAAACCCTTGAATCCCATTTTAATTTTTCAAGCTCCACATAACATACACGATCCTGTTCCCATCTTTTGATGGAAAAACgcttcctttttcaattttaacgaTCGGTGTTTCTTTTGTGTTAGTGGAGGGTTCTCAATTGCGTAGTTATTCGAAGTTGCTGACTTTAGAATTGGGCCAAAAATGGGGTCAATTTGAAAGTTTCAAATTCATACTATTCATGGTCTCAACTTTGAAACACGATTGTTAGATGGCAATGGTTATATGAGCATGCATATAGGGAAAAGTTCCTATCTTTCATTCTTTCCCGGATTAGTTGGTGATATGCATGAATTTACATGAAGGGGTTGTTGATATTATCCTAGGGTAGCAATATTTACAGTTGTTGAAGATTTGAAGTTGTTGCATATATTAGATTAGCTTATCGTCGCTGCTTCAATAATGGGTTGCATAACTTCCAAGAGTTCTGCAGCTGTTGATGACAGTAGGGAAGGTATGAAAAGGAAAttggcatcatcatcatcatcaagcaaAAGGGTATCATCAAATATCAGTGTTCCAAGGCTGAATTCTTCTAGAAGAGTTGAGGATAATAAGGTTTTGGATGGTGTTGAGTTAAAGAATAAAATAGAGAAGCATGAATTGAGTGGTGTGgttgatcatcatcatcataattatcatcatGGAATTGGAAGAGTTCCAAAGGCTTCACAGGGAGAGCAAGTTGCAGCAGGGTGGCCCACATGGCTTTCTTCTGTTGCTGGTGAAGCTATCAGAGGGTGGATACCTAGGAGTGCTAATACTTTTGAGAAGTTCTATAAAGTAAGGCTCTAATTTTGTATGACTATGTGCTCTACTGCTCTCACATCTCAATTACTAATTACTTAATACATGCTTTGCTTAATTTACTATTGGGAAATTTTAACTTCAATTAGTATCTACAGTTTTCCTTATTTAAAGAGGGTTACTAGATTAATTACATTTTCATTTCTGGTAATTGTGTGTCTTATGGTGTGTGAATGAATCCATGTAGAGTATACTGAAGATTTGAAGGGAATTAAATTTCAGAAGATAACTAACTTCATTGATACTTTACATGCGCATGAATCATGTTTTTACATTTGAAGCATACATGGCAATAAATGTGGCTGCTAGCTGGTATACACTTATTTAGATGACTGGATTTTGTGTGTAATTCATTTTGCATTGTTTTCTATAGTTGAGTGTTTTATAAAATGGAGTTAATACTGCATCATTCCATTATTTTTATTATGGTTAATAAAGGGGAAGGGGGGAGGATGGggggaagcaagaaaaagaatgCAAGTTAAGACGATTTAACTGTCCTTTTATTTTTGTGTGTGTGAACTTGTTAATTTGATGATGCTTTATCGTTGATACATTCCTCACTTGCACTTCCTAAATGATCGATGTGATGGTATCATATGGTGCAGATTGGCCAAGGAACTTATAGTACTGTATATAAAGCACGTGACATAACTCACCAAAAGATTGTTGCCCTGAAGAGAGTACGTTTTGATAATCTCGATCCTGAGAGTGTCAAGTTTATGGCAAGGGAAATCCTCATTCTGCGCAGGCTTGACCATCCAAATGTAATAAAGTTGGAGGGTTTGATAACAGCGCCAACATCTCGCAGCTTGTACCTTGTTTTTGAATATATGGAACATGATCTTACTGGACTTGCAGCAAATCCTGCCATTAAGTTTTCTGAACCACAGGTACCAATTACTAAAATTTTTCACAAGTCTTTACCTAATAGTTTAAGCTTTTGCAGTGTCTGGTTATCAATAATTATGCATATTCCTATCAGATATAATGATAGAAGCATTTTGTTATTTGATATTAACCTTTTTCTTGTGTAACTCGTTAGTCTGATAGTCTAACTTATCTaagtaattttcctttttatttcagGTTAAATGCTACATGAAGCAGCTCCTTAGTGGATTAGATCATTGTCATGGTCATGGTGTCCTCCACCGTGACATAAAGGGCTCAAATCTTCTCATTGACAATAACGGCATCTTAAAGATTGCAGATTTTGGCTTGGCAAATTTTTTAGATCCCCATCTTAATGTTCCATTGACCAGCCGTGTTGTAACTCTATGGTATAGACCCCCAGAACTTTTACTTGGAGCATCTCGTTATGGAGTTGCAGTGGATTTGTGGAGCACTGGTTGCATACTTGGAGAATTATATTCTGGCAGGCCCATATTGCCTGGAAAAACAGAGGTATGATTTTTCAGAATCTCGTGCACAATTTTGAATTGATATTTTACATTAGCTTAATTTTAGTTCCTTGTAGGTTGAGCAATTGCATAAGATTTTTAAACTTTGCGGATCACCATCCGAGGACTACTGGCGCAAATTGCGGTTGCCACATTCAACGGTATTCAGGCCTCCGCACCATTATAGGCGATGTATTACAGACACATTTAAGGAATGCCCATCTGCTGCCGTGAGGCTTATAGAGACCCTACTTTCTGTTGATCCTACAAATCGAGGAACAGCAGCCGATGCTCTAAAGAGTGATGTAAGTGGATTTATGTTTTCAGCAAGTGCAGTTAATATGGTTTAGATTGATTTTGATTTTCATCTATCTGTAATGCATTTTGTGAGATTCATAGACTATGTTCTCTGCATACTGTGTGTAAGATAGCGCTATATCTCTCATGTAATACTGTATTACAAGATATTGAAGGAACCTTTTCCTTTCTAAGACTCTTTGGAGGCAGTAATTCTCCATTTTGATATTTACCCCCTTTTATCGGCAGTTCTTTAAATTGGAACCCCTTGCTTGTGATCCATCAAGTTTACCAAAATATCCTCCTAGCAAAGAGATTGACTCTAAAATCTTGGATGAGGCAACAAGAAGGTACCTGCTATAAGATTATCATTATTCTCTTTTTAAGTAGAACAAAGACAAATTGAGATGCATTTTTTATTAACTGTAAGTGGAAAATTATATTCCATCATTAGAACATAAACTATCATTCGGAAATAAATTATACCCTATGATATATTCAACATGAACAAAAGCAACATCATATGTCAAAAATACatataaaacaaagaaatatgcATATCATTGGTGTTTGAAGTCTGGAAAAAATAGTAATATGTTTCCTCTTAAAGCTTTTTAGCAATTCAATCAACTGCAGCTTTTGTTTCTTGGCCAATGTCGACTTTGTATTGTGCATGACATGATTCATCATTTGTTCATACATGGGAGCTATACTTCTTACCTAGTAATATTGTTGATATACATTTTTGTTTATCATCTTAGGCAAGGAGCTGCTGGGGGAAAGCAGCAAAAATCTGGATGGAGAGTCAGACAGGATAACGAACAACATTCTTTTGTCCAATCAAAAGGCAATGTTAACTCCCGCAAGTCAGTGCAGGTAATTCAAACAAGCTTCATCATTTCTCCTTGTTACGTTTCCTAGTTGAAATCAATTTTTATGATCTGCCTCTGTTGAATACATCCAGTTATAGGATTTCTCATGATTGTTCTTCATAGGATGATAATGGCAAGTGAAAATTATGTTTTGAGAGTTCCAATTTAATTGCTTGCTTTGCTAAGAATAAACAGATACAATGAGACACTATGCTATGTATATACTCTTCAAATTAGAAGAACTAGTTAAAATatgccaaaagggagaaaaaatgTCTAtttattctttttccttttgcCCTCTCAACTGCAAAATATTCTTTCAATTTTCATCTCGATATATGACAAGTTTATTGGATGCAGCAAGGGCAACATTGTTCAAGCTCAAAGAGCCAGAGTGGATTGTTAAACTCTCATGGCGAAGCAGTGTCTGGATATTTAGTGTTTCCACATAACCAGTCAAATGACACTAAAGAAATGGAAAATGACTTCTCTGGACCTCTTTATCGGAGGCCTTCACATTCAGGTCCATTAGTTCCGGTCTTTGCCTGGGAAAAGGCTAGAAACGAAGTTGGTGACCAGATTTCTGGATCAAACAAAGCCAATCTTTCAAAAGTGTCTGGTTTAGTGGCATCTAGGACTACGGTGTCTCAGGATCAAGAACAAAAGCCAGTTCCCTTGAAGTCGAAGAAAACAAGTCAACTACAACAATCTTTTGTTTCGACTAATGGTGGTTCAGGAACAAGGAGGAGGCATGATAGGTCTCGCTTGTCTCAGAGAATCGATATCAGTCAACTTCAAGAAGGAAAAATCCCCACTGAAAATTTAATTCAGGTTAGGTTTTTAGATTCCTCTTCTGTCTTATGGGGTGTGTTCTGTTTGGACCAAATTGGCTGTACAATTAAGTACTTTCTGAAAGTTAAAATATCTAGGTTTTACTTCACAAACTAAAATAAACACTACACAAAATAATTTGCTTATAGTTACTTTTTCGTACAAGTCTTTTTCCTTTGGCAAGAACTCATTTTACTAATTCTCATCTTTGGTAAGaactcatttttttttaatgggtaaagtatactttttgtccttgaagtttgacaaaagttttaaaaatacccctaagttttattttgtttcaattttgtccacaAGTTTTCGATTTGCGTCAAATATACCTTgacagctaatttttcaaaaaatttaaaaccaattcaacaacaatttcataagaacaaccctcaacacaagcaaatcaagcatcattttcatgcattattgttagattggtcttaaattttttgaaaatttagccgtcatgggtatatttgatgcaaatcgaaaacttctgggacaaaattgaaacaaaataaaacttaagggtatttttgaaacttttgccaaacttcagggacaaaaagtatactttacccttttttAATTATATCTTTGTATCATAAAAATGCCAATATTTGTCATTGTTTTCTATAAAATTGCTTTTGATCCTGTGGTTTTGCTGAACAATAATGTCGCTATTTCAGGATGGACGCGAGTCCATGGGAAACAAAATGTATCTCTCTGGTCCATTGGTGGTTTCATCAAACAATGTAGATCAGATCCTCAAAGAACATGATAGAAAGATCCAAGAATATTCAAGGCGATTAAGAAATGATAGGTCCAAAGGTGACAAGATTCATGCAAAGTGAAAGTTAGATGATTAGTCATTAGTCAATCACATACTTCATTTctgtttatatataattattacgCATCCTACATTCAACACAAGAATCATTAACATGCATTAGGTACATTTAAAGGTGAGATTGTGATGTTTATATGTACTTCAAATTATTCAACCGTCCATCTCACCTTTAGGTTTACCTAGTGTATGataaattgaattcaattttaTGCATAGTAGCATTCTCCTTTAATGGCAATATTATTTATCTCTAAACATTGCAGAATCTGAAAAGGTATGTTCAAGCAAGCACATTTTGTAATTATATAAACAATAATGTAAGTTGTGGCATTTTATAAGAAGAATTTGATTTGAATATTCCTTCCCTTCTTCAAAGTCAATGAACAATAAGGATTGGCAAATGAATAATAGAAAAAGCTActtttataaataggacttaaTAAAGAGTCCTCCTTTGGAGGTTATCTGATCACATGCGTTGAAACACTTCTAAAGACGGCAACAACTTTGAACCTAAACTTTATCTGCCTTCTAGAATGGCACTGTTGTCACTTGCATATTGCATCATAGAACTAGAACTGAACATCATAGAACTAGAACTGAACATCCTAACCTCATCCATGGTTGGATAATCATTATGTGGAAAGGTACACTCACTTCTAGACCACATTGCTGCTGATTTTATTTTTGCAAGTAAACCCATCTCTGCACTTTCTTCGTTAGACTCAACACCTTCCATTTCCCCTTCCAGCATTTTCACAACTTGCCTCATCATTGGTCTCATATTAGGGTCTGAATTTGAACAAAGCAAACCCAAATGAAGCAATTTCTCAGCTTCCTCAATAGAGTATCCCCCTTTAGCCTTTAACCTCTCATCTACAGCACTGTGCAACTGATCAGCCACTGATAGGGACATCAACCATTCAAGTAACCCTGGCTTGTGTTCTTCAATAGGCCTTCTGCCACAAAGCACTTCCAATGCCAAGATTCCAAAACCATACACATCAGATTGAGTTGATACCCTTCCTGTTCTAATTACTTCAGGAGCTATGTATCCTACTGTGCCTAATACTCTAGTTGTCGCGGCGACTTCTCCTTGATGATTGTGCATTCGTGCCAATCCGAAATCTCCCAACCTAGCATTCATGTCCTTGTCCAGTAGAACATTGCTCGCTTTGATGTCCCTGTGCAAGACCTTAACTTCCCAACCCTCATGCAGGTAAAGAATCCCTGCAGCCACATCTTTCAAAACCTCAAACCTCTCTTTCCACCCTAGCATCATTCTCTCTTCGCACTCGAAGATTCTTTGGTCTAAACTTCCATTGTTCATGAAGTCGTAAACAAGAATCAAGTTTCCCTTCTCTTTCTTGCACCAGCCTTTCAACCCCACCAAATTTTTATGCCTCATTCTTCCTAGACTTGAGAGCTCAGCCAAGAACTCTCTCATCCCTTCTCCTTCTTGAGGGATTCTCTTCACTGCAACTTCTTCACCTTGCAAGATCCCTTTATATACCTTCCCATTCGCTCCGTTACCAACAACATTCTGTTCAGAGAACCCCCTTGTTGCTGCATCAATCTCATGGAAACTAATCCTATGGGGCCAGTACTCCAATTCCCATTCTTCAAGTTCTTCATCTGCCTTGTTTTGCCTACAGAAAATCAACAACACAAACCCAGCACCAATAATGATAGTAATGAAGACTCCAACAATTATAGCTCCTGATccagaaaaccaccttttatgaaAGACAAATGAAGGCAAATTATCAGTGACTAAAGCATCACCAATTGAAAAATTTGAATCGCTAAAACTCCAAGCAAGTATTTTAGTACTATCTATTGCCCTCCCTGTTGAAGCACTGAAACCAACATACATTTCTTCCACAAGAACCTCAGAAAGATTAACATTCGAACTGATTAGAGGCACTCGAGGCCGCATTTCTCCTGCCTTAGCCATAGTAATATTGAACTGTGAGTGGTTGAACTCAATCCATACTTGATAATTCTCCCCACTGTTTATCTTCAACACCTTGAATTCCTTATCATCTTTCCCACCCCAATAGCCTGCTTCATGTGCAACCAAGGAAACAAGCGAGTTTATGTCAACACCAACATGGTTGTCATTTATGTCTTGAAATACTTCTTCATTTCTAATAGTGTCAAACTCAACTCCAAGAACATGGTTCTGTGGATTGCCTTCATTGCTGAGATTGAAGAGACCAAGATACTGACTTGAGGTTGTGCCATTTAGACCTCTTGATGGTGTGAACAAGAAAGCAAAACCAGGGCCAGCATCAAAGTTTTTGAAGGGGGCAAGAGAGAATATAAAGGAGGTTGCAAAGGGGAGAAGGGTGGACGAGTTGGCTCGTTTGGTTCGTATTCTGTGAGGGTAAAAAGCACGGCCAATTGTGAAGAAACTCTGGTTTGTAAGAGTGAGAATGGAGGACTGAATACTGGCATTTCCAAATAAGGTGATATTTTTGTTGCTGAAGTTTGTGTTATAGACAAATTCAGTGGCTGAAGCTGAGTTCAAAGTGGTTAAAGTGTGAAGAATTAGAACGAGGTATAGTAGAGACATTATGAAAAAACTTTTCCAAACTGAAACAGGTTGATGCATATGATTTATGTCTTATGAATCCTCCAAAAGAGTGTAGAGCAGCAAAGATATATAAAGTATCGTATCTAATACTTCGAAAAGTATTTGCTGACAAATTCAAGTCTTTGTAGGTCAATCCTCATCAATTCACCACAGAAGTTGTTGCATAAATTAAATTGTCTTTTGGCAATTTGGCATGCACGTGAAGTACTCATCTTTAGGTATACTTGGCATTCAAATGTAATACAATTTATCAAGATTTTAGACATTATTCACCTATGATGAAGGTAGCTATTCCATCAGAGAAAGTGATATGAATATCTTGCGGAGTCATTAAGCTAAGTATGCCAAGTTTCTAGAGGGTAACCTAGCTAATTTGGGCAATTAAGGGTGTGtttggtttgtatttttattttctatttttattttctatgttttttgttttttagattTTGTGAAGGAAGAAGTGAATCAATaaaattttgttttctattttcacctcctgtttttacttttttcttCACAAAATCCAAAAAACAGAAAACActgaaaatgaaaatataaaCCAAATGCACCCTAAATagtcttaaaaaaaaaaacaaacttaGCTTCATGAGTTAGTTGAGTGGTTAGCACACTCGTTCGCTTAAACAAGTGTTAGAGAGTTCAAATTTTGTTTTGTACATGCAGCAAACCcttaaatgaaattcaaattcgtAACACATTAGTCTTTGATCTACTAAATTGAGGATACCATGAAAAAAAAAGGGCCAAAAAAGGCTCAGCTTCTGTACTTATGTCTCTTTTTCATCTCAACATATGTCATAAATTTATTTAGATGATATTAATGAAATGGAAAACTACTTCTTTGGACCACTCCATATATGGCTTCAAATTATTTGTATTAAGTTCTTTATAAAAAGCTCATTCTAACAAATTTTCAGTTACTGTTTTAGCGAACACTACTTGTGCTCAGAGGTATATAAATCTTATAAGTTTGCATGCTGAATTAATTGATACTAATTTCTGAGGCTAATGTTTTTGGTTATGGAAGTAAAAGTAATGATATACCTTAACCTTgtaatttttagtgtttttcaaaattgtgaaaaatatataaattggAGGATTACCTcaaatgttttaatttttttaacacaaatcggacGATCTGATTTCTATACTTCTACAAATCTGACGGTCTGATTTGTGTACCTCTAGAAATCGAACAGTCTGATTTATGTACCTCTAATCAATCGGACGGTCTGATTTCTACTTCTTTAATTAAACAATTTCACATTTGAGAATAACACCCAACAATTCACATTTTAAAAAAACACAATTAccactccaatattaaaaataaaaagttcaatTTCTGAGTGCGAAATGCATTTCGAATATCTAAACATAATATTTTATATTGACACTCATTCCATCACCTTAGATTTTGGTGTGGTCCGCACTTTATTATCCAAATTCGTTGTTTTTATCTATAAGTCTGTCGTAGACACTAAGTTTTAAATGTTCAAataaaactttcaaaaattaaaaatttctctAAATTTTACCTGTCAATAAACGAGAAGGATAGGCAAACAACTAATTCAAAAATAGCAGTAGTAAAtcaattcacttttttttttttaaaccagGCTACACTTTACACAAGAATATATGAGTCCTCCTTTGGACGTCAATTGGTCACGTGCATTGAAAAGTCTATAAGACTTTGAATTGCTTTTTTTGGTAGTTTTTCACAAGCTCCTAACAAGGTAGACCCTTTGAATTTTCTTTATTCAACATGGTGGATAATCTGAAAATTGCAACAACTAAAATGTTACCTACCTTCTCTAATGATGTCTGATTCTGAGAATTCTGGTGGAATGGTACCTGAGCCACTTCTAGGACTGAATATCCTAATTTCATCCAAAGTAGGTTGTGGAAAAGTACATTCATTATCAGACCACATTGATGCTGATTTTATTTTTCCTAGTAAACTGAtctccatattttcttcatcAGAATCAACTCCTTCCATATCACCTTCTAGCATTTTCAAAATCTGCCTCATCATTGGCCTCTTATTAGGGTCTGAATTTGAACATAACAGACCCAAATGAAGCAACCTCTCAGCTTCTTCAATGGTGTATCCACCCTTAGCCTTCAATCTCTGATCAACAGCACTAAGCAACTGGCCATTCACCGTTAGGGAGACCAACCATTCAAGTAGCCCTGGCTTGTGTTCTTCAATTGGCCTTCTTCCACAAAGCACTTCCAACATCATTATTCCGAAACCATACACATCAGATTGTGTTGATGCTCTTCCAGTTCTAATTACTTCAGGAGCTATGTATCCTACTGTGCCTAATACTTGTGTTGTGGTGGCTACTTGTCCATGATGATCATGCATTCGCGCCAATCCGAAATCTCCCAACCTGGCATTCATGTCCTTGTCCAGTAGAACATTGCTTGCTTTGATGTCCCTATGCAAAACCTTAACTTCCCAACCCTCATGCAGGTATAGAATCCCTGCAGCcacatttttcaaaatatttatcCTCTCTTCCCAACATAGCATCATGTTTTCGTCACTGTCATGGATCCTTTTGTCTAAACTTCCATTGTTCATCAAGTCATAAACAAGAATCAagtttcccttttctttcttgcaCCAACCTCTCAATCCAACCAAGTTTTTGTGCCTCATTCTACCAAGACTTGAGACCTCAGCCAAGAACTCTCTCATCCCTTGTTCTCTTTCTTGAAGAATTCTCTTCACTGCTACTTCTTCACCTTGCAGAACTCCTTTATATACCTTCCCATTTCCGCCATTACCAACCACGTTCTCTTCAGAGAACCCCCTAGTCGCTGCATCAATCTCATGGAAACTAATCCTATGAGGCCAATACTCTAACTCCCAGTCTTCAAGTTCTTCACCTTTCTTGTTTCGCCTGCGTAGCACAAACAACACTGTAGAGCCACAACCAATGATTAGCACACTGATTACTCCAAGAAGTAAGGCTCTTAATCCGGAAAACCATCTTTTATGAAGGACGAATGAAGGCAAGTTGTCAGTCACTAAAGCATCAGCAATTGAAAAATTTGAATTGCTAAAACTCCAAGCAAGAATATTAACCCTGTCTAATATTTTCCCTGTTGATGCACTGAAACCAACATACATTTCATCCATAAGAACCTCAGATACATTAAGGTTTATACTGATAAGAGGCGCTCGAGGCCTCTTTTGTCCTGCCTTAGCCATAGTAACATTAAGCTGTGAATGCTTGAACTCAATCCATACCTGATAATTCTCTCCATTGCTTATCTTCAACACCTTgaactccttatcatcattcccACACCAATATCCAGCCTCATGTGAAATTGTCGAAGCAAGCGAGTTTATGTCAACACCAACATGATTTCCATTGATATCGTCGAACTCTTCATTCATAATTGTGTCGAATTCAACTCCAAAAACATGGTTCTGGGGACTGCCTTCATTGCTGAGATTGAAAAGGCCAAGATACTCGGCCGAGGATCTGCCGTTTACACCTCTTGATGGTGCAAATATGAAAGCAAGACCATGACCAGTAATAACAAAGTTTTTAATGGGGGAAACAGAGAAGATGAAGGAGGTTGCAAATGGGAGAAGAGTTGAAGAGTTGGCTTGTTTGGTAGGTATTTTATGAGGATAGAAAGCGCGGCCTATGGAGAAGAAACTCTGATTAGTTAGAGTTAGAATGGAGGATTCAATACTTGCATTTCCAAATAAATTGATGTTTTTGTGGCTGAAATTTGTGTTGTAGACAAATTCAGTGGCTGAAGCTAAGTTCAGAGTGGTTACAATATGAAGAAGGATAACAAGGAAATGAAATAGAGACATTGGAATGTAACTGAGGAATGAGAATGGTACACAAACTTTTGAAACTTGAAATAAGGCTCTGCATATGATTCTTTATCTCCAGTGAAGTGTCCAAAAGAATAAGGAGGAGGAAAGTTAATGGTATGTTCTTTGAAAGGTACTTGCCGGCATACACAAGTCATTGCAGATCAGTCATATCAACTCAAGCCTTGGTTGCTGAAAATTAGCATTTCCTTCTCAATTCTCATATTTGTTTCTGATTTAAACATTTGAGAATATTTTAGGTCAACATAAGTGTCATCTGTCCCACAAGAGGTATTTAGAGAACTTGGTAGTTTAATTTTGACTAGAAGCATGTTGCAACTTCTTGTTATA
The DNA window shown above is from Arachis ipaensis cultivar K30076 chromosome B08, Araip1.1, whole genome shotgun sequence and carries:
- the LOC107610462 gene encoding L-type lectin-domain containing receptor kinase VII.1-like — encoded protein: MSLFHFLVILLHIVTTLNLASATEFVYNTNFSHKNINLFGNASIESSILTLTNQSFFSIGRAFYPHKIPTKQANSSTLLPFATSFIFSVSPIKNFVITGHGLAFIFAPSRGVNGRSSAEYLGLFNLSNEGSPQNHVFGVEFDTIMNEEFDDINGNHVGVDINSLASTISHEAGYWCGNDDKEFKVLKISNGENYQVWIEFKHSQLNVTMAKAGQKRPRAPLISINLNVSEVLMDEMYVGFSASTGKILDRVNILAWSFSNSNFSIADALVTDNLPSFVLHKRWFSGLRALLLGVISVLIIGCGSTVLFVLRRRNKKGEELEDWELEYWPHRISFHEIDAATRGFSEENVVGNGGNGKVYKGVLQGEEVAVKRILQEREQGMREFLAEVSSLGRMRHKNLVGLRGWCKKEKGNLILVYDLMNNGSLDKRIHDSDENMMLCWEERINILKNVAAGILYLHEGWEVKVLHRDIKASNVLLDKDMNARLGDFGLARMHDHHGQVATTTQVLGTVGYIAPEVIRTGRASTQSDVYGFGIMMLEVLCGRRPIEEHKPGLLEWLVSLTVNGQLLSAVDQRLKAKGGYTIEEAERLLHLGLLCSNSDPNKRPMMRQILKMLEGDMEGVDSDEENMEISLLGKIKSASMWSDNECTFPQPTLDEIRIFSPRSGSGTIPPEFSESDIIREGR
- the LOC107610461 gene encoding probable L-type lectin-domain containing receptor kinase VII.2; the protein is MHQPVSVWKSFFIMSLLYLVLILHTLTTLNSASATEFVYNTNFSNKNITLFGNASIQSSILTLTNQSFFTIGRAFYPHRIRTKRANSSTLLPFATSFIFSLAPFKNFDAGPGFAFLFTPSRGLNGTTSSQYLGLFNLSNEGNPQNHVLGVEFDTIRNEEVFQDINDNHVGVDINSLVSLVAHEAGYWGGKDDKEFKVLKINSGENYQVWIEFNHSQFNITMAKAGEMRPRVPLISSNVNLSEVLVEEMYVGFSASTGRAIDSTKILAWSFSDSNFSIGDALVTDNLPSFVFHKRWFSGSGAIIVGVFITIIIGAGFVLLIFCRQNKADEELEEWELEYWPHRISFHEIDAATRGFSEQNVVGNGANGKVYKGILQGEEVAVKRIPQEGEGMREFLAELSSLGRMRHKNLVGLKGWCKKEKGNLILVYDFMNNGSLDQRIFECEERMMLGWKERFEVLKDVAAGILYLHEGWEVKVLHRDIKASNVLLDKDMNARLGDFGLARMHNHQGEVAATTRVLGTVGYIAPEVIRTGRVSTQSDVYGFGILALEVLCGRRPIEEHKPGLLEWLMSLSVADQLHSAVDERLKAKGGYSIEEAEKLLHLGLLCSNSDPNMRPMMRQVVKMLEGEMEGVESNEESAEMGLLAKIKSAAMWSRSECTFPHNDYPTMDEVRMFSSSSMMFSSSSMMQYASDNSAILEGR
- the LOC107613171 gene encoding probable serine/threonine-protein kinase At1g54610 — translated: MGCITSKSSAAVDDSREGMKRKLASSSSSSKRVSSNISVPRLNSSRRVEDNKVLDGVELKNKIEKHELSGVVDHHHHNYHHGIGRVPKASQGEQVAAGWPTWLSSVAGEAIRGWIPRSANTFEKFYKIGQGTYSTVYKARDITHQKIVALKRVRFDNLDPESVKFMAREILILRRLDHPNVIKLEGLITAPTSRSLYLVFEYMEHDLTGLAANPAIKFSEPQVKCYMKQLLSGLDHCHGHGVLHRDIKGSNLLIDNNGILKIADFGLANFLDPHLNVPLTSRVVTLWYRPPELLLGASRYGVAVDLWSTGCILGELYSGRPILPGKTEVEQLHKIFKLCGSPSEDYWRKLRLPHSTVFRPPHHYRRCITDTFKECPSAAVRLIETLLSVDPTNRGTAADALKSDFFKLEPLACDPSSLPKYPPSKEIDSKILDEATRRQGAAGGKQQKSGWRVRQDNEQHSFVQSKGNVNSRKSVQQGQHCSSSKSQSGLLNSHGEAVSGYLVFPHNQSNDTKEMENDFSGPLYRRPSHSGPLVPVFAWEKARNEVGDQISGSNKANLSKVSGLVASRTTVSQDQEQKPVPLKSKKTSQLQQSFVSTNGGSGTRRRHDRSRLSQRIDISQLQEGKIPTENLIQDGRESMGNKMYLSGPLVVSSNNVDQILKEHDRKIQEYSRRLRNDRSKGDKIHAK